The proteins below are encoded in one region of Ammospiza caudacuta isolate bAmmCau1 chromosome 33, bAmmCau1.pri, whole genome shotgun sequence:
- the LOC131570234 gene encoding uncharacterized protein LOC131570234, giving the protein MEPEELSPALLQPQVTVVAILGELLDTLSRENDTALMSSVNLYWDLEFFTRELRVTLCRTDATWWHQTIGPDGDDSLTFLSQSLAIYKKTEWITGFLFGLAALLWRRSVSGLVNSWDRLARTATKLRNTWRDGAILAADRAATATAWARARQDWAARYGTGQENMVELDQALGREEGAKVLAGHEAQVREQARMAASEATKATMERQWVEKALGLLERLVATCDEAALFPRKLHRLLWDTMTTLRGTSEASPKVPEYLVAKVAMAEQLWEASARLGKDHLLGAVDDIIEVSFGGDDLTIRSACAVAERCQRAIEDIPTLLQPLECPHRYPRMSKVSWEPQKLSPALLQLPVTVVATLGELLAALPTRDEMLLLESLGCLYWDLEDFTKELQYTLYRTEDTWRHQDVTSGYEDTVTSLSQALAAYKSTPGTPKDDVTMAAIMWQESVSELLDRWARLAGKATELRNTCRDLATQAADRAATARAKHLQDEAARYGIAQEDIVELGQAQGGEEGAEVVARHGAQVRREARVAASEATRATKVSQRLEVALGLLERLVAACDKVTVFPRELQHLLWFTKDILEFANKAFPFVPKSLMIKVVMAEQLWEANARLAKDHLVGTLDNIIEFYFDGDPTSLSACGVAERCQKAIEDIPRLLRPLERPQGVPKVSPVSMEPQEVSFPQLQVLVEVVATLDEVVATQGEVVATVTGPHRGKFLHKSQDSLHEDLKNFTRSLRAILKHGGVTSLGHAVVPSLGRALATLRTAPGITWAEVRAAAEAWRELVARLVDSWDWLAREATKLREKVVTEQELLMALDRDEVAWALATYDGQVAAATKKAMGEAVAATRRGHWAVVTVGLLQHLVAMCDKATLFYWNMEWQLRDIEATLKGTNKVSPDVFQALVAKVAKFEWLWDASTRLAKDHLLGTLEHINSILLSPCGGCSDPGSRTVAERCQKAIEDIPRLLQGSFT; this is encoded by the exons ATGGAGCCTGAAGAG CTGTCCccggccctgctgcagccacaggtcaCTGTGGTGGCCATTCTGGGTGAGCTGCTGGACACCCTCTCCAGGGAGAACGACACGGCGCTCATGTCCTCAGTGAACCTGTACTGGGACTTGGAGTTCTTCACCAGGGAGCTCCGGGTCACCCTGTGCCGCACTGATGCCACCTGGTGGCACCAAACTATCGGCCCCGATGGTGATGACTCACTCACATTCCTGAGCCAGTCCCTGGCTATCTATAAGAAAACCGAATGGATCACTGGGTTCTTGTTTGGATTGGCGGCCTTGTTATGGCGCAGGTCGGTGTCTGGGCTTGTGAACAGCTGGGACCGGCTGGCCAGAACAGCCACCAAGCTCCGCAACACCTGGAGGGACGGGGCCATTTTGGCGGCCGACAGGGCTGCCACTGCCACCGCCTGGGCCAGGGCACGGCAGGACTGGGCTGCCCGTTATGGGACAGGTCAGGAAAACATGGTGGAGCTGGAtcaggccctgggcagggaggagggggccAAGGTATTGGCCGGGCATGAAGCCCAGGTGAGGGAACAGGCCAGGATGGCTGCCAGCGAGGCAACAAAGGCCACCATGGAGAGACAGTGGGTGGAGaaggccctggggctgctggagcgcTTGGTGGCCACATGTGATGAAGCTGCCTTGTTCCCGCGGAAGCTGCATCGCCTGCTCTGGGACACCATGACCACCCTGAGGGGGACAAGTGAGGCATCCCCCAAAGTCCCTGAGTACTTGGTGGCCAAAGTGGCCATGGCcgagcagctgtgggaggccaGCGCCCGCCTGGGCAAGGATCACCTGCTGGGGGCAGTTGATGACATCATTGAGGTCTCTTTTGGTGGTGATGATCTCACCATCCGCAGTGCCTGTGCGGTGGCTGAGCGGTGCCAAAGAGCCATTGAGGACATCCCAACGCTTCTTCAACCCTTAGAGTGTCCGCACAGATACCCCAGGATGTCCAAAGTGAGCTGGGAGCCCCAAAAG CTGTCCccggccctgctgcagctgccggtCACCGTGGTCGCCACCCTGGGTGAGCTGCTGGCCGCCCTGCCCACGCGGGATGAGATGCTCCTGCTTGAGTCCTTAGGATGCCTGTACTGGGACTTGGAGGATTTCACCAAGGAGCTCCAGTACACCCTGTATCGCACTGAGGACACCTGGAGGCACCAGGATGTCACCTCTGGTTATGAAGACACTGTCACCTCCCTGAGCCAAGCCCTGGCCGCCTACAAGAgcaccccagggacccccaaggACGATGTGACAATGGCAGCCATCATGTGGCAGGAGTCGGTGTCCGAGCTGCTGGACAGGTGGGCCCGGCTGGCCGGGAAAGCCACCGAGCTCCGCAACacctgcagggatttggccaCTCAGGCGGCCGACAGGGCGGCCACCGCCCGGGCCAAGCACCTGCAGGACGAGGCTGCCCGTTATGGGATAGCTCAGGAAGACATTGTGGAGCTGGGTCAGGCCCAGGGTGGGGAGGAGGGGGCCGAGGTGGTGGCCAGGCATGGAGCCCAGGTGAGGAGAGAGGCCAGGGTGGCTGCCAGCGAGGCAACAAGGGCCACCAAGGTGAGTCAACGGCTGgaggtggccctggggctgctggagcgcTTGGTGGCCGCATGTGACAAAGTGACCGTGTTCCCCCGGGAGCTGCAGCACCTTCTCTGGTTCACCAAGGACATTCTGGAGTTCGCAAATAAGGcattcccctttgtccccaAGAGCTTGATGATCAAGGTGGTCATGGCcgagcagctgtgggaggccaACGCCCGCCTGGCCAAGGATCACCTGGTGGGGACACTTGACAACATCATCGAATTCTATTTCGATGGTGATCCCACAAGCCTCAGTGCCTGTGGGGTGGCCGAGCGGTGCCAAAAAGCCATTGAGGACATCCCAAGGCTCCTTCGACCTCTGGAGcgtccccagggtgtccccaaggtgtccccagtgagCATGGAGCCCCAAGAG GTGTCCTTTCcacagctgcaggtgctggtggAGGTGGTGGCCACCCTGGACGAGGTGGTGGCCACCCAGGGTGAGGTGGTCGCCACCGTGACTGGGCCACACAGGGGCAAGTTCTTGCACAAGTCCCAAGACTCCCTGCATGAGGACCTGAAGAACTTCACCAGGAGCCTCCGTGCCATCCTGAAACACGgtggtgtcacctccctgggccACGCTgttgtcccctccctgggccGGGCCCTGGCCACCCTCAGGACAGCCCCGGGAATCACCTGGGCCGAGGTGAGAGCTGCAGCCGAGGCTTGGCGGGAGTTGGTGGCCAGGCTTGTTGACAGCTGGGATTGGCTGGCCAGGGAGGCCACCAAGCTCCGTGAGAAGGTGGTCACGGAACAGGAGCTGCTGATGGCCCTGGACAGGGATGAGGTGGCCTGGGCATTGGCCACATACGATGGCCAGGTGGCGGCAGCCACAAAGAAGGCCATGGGAGAGGCTGTGGCGGCCACCAGGAGGGGACATTGGGCAGTGGTGACCGtagggctgctgcagcacttggTAGCCATGTGTGACAAAGCCACCTTGTTCTACTGGAACATGGAGtggcagctcagggacatcGAGGCCACCCTGAAAGGGACAAACAAGGTGTCCCCTGATGTCTTCCAGGCCTTGGTGGCCAAAGTGGCCAAGTTTGAGTGGCTGTGGGATGCCAGCACCCGCCTGGCCAAGGAtcacctgctggggacacttgAGCACATCAACAGCATCCTCTTGAGTCCCTGTGGTGGCTGCAGTGACCCTGGCAGCCGCACGGTGGCTGAGCGGTGCCAAAAAGCCATCGAGGACATCccaaggctgctgcagggaagtTTCACATAG